The following nucleotide sequence is from Candidatus Marinimicrobia bacterium CG08_land_8_20_14_0_20_45_22.
ATTCAAAGCCTTCGCCGTGCGCGGCAATGTAATCGACATGGCCGTCGGCATTATCATCGGCTCCGCTTTTGGGAAGATCGTTAGTTCGATTGTTAATGACGTCATCATGCCACCCATCGGTCTGCTGGTCGGCGGCGTCAATTTTATTGATCTGAAAATTGTGATGAAACATGCCGTCGGTGATAATCCGGACGTGACGTTGAATTACGGCAACTTTCTGCAGGTGACTTTTGATTTCCTGATCAT
It contains:
- the mscL gene encoding large conductance mechanosensitive channel protein MscL (forms homopentamer; channel that opens in response to pressure or hypoosmotic shock) — translated: MKVKVKVNTKILHEFKAFAVRGNVIDMAVGIIIGSAFGKIVSSIVNDVIMPPIGLLVGGVNFIDLKIVMKHAVGDNPDVTLNYGNFLQVTFDFLIIAFAVFMVIKALSAAKRKEDAAPSAPPAPTKEQALLTEIRDLLKK